Proteins encoded within one genomic window of Manduca sexta isolate Smith_Timp_Sample1 unplaced genomic scaffold, JHU_Msex_v1.0 HiC_scaffold_951, whole genome shotgun sequence:
- the LOC115448589 gene encoding LOW QUALITY PROTEIN: alpha-N-acetylglucosaminidase (The sequence of the model RefSeq protein was modified relative to this genomic sequence to represent the inferred CDS: inserted 2 bases in 2 codons; deleted 1 base in 1 codon), whose translation MHYVPTYLLLVFAVAHALNLEYLDPKVLQTVVPAATQQDVAARIISKYTSQVVLTVDPLYFNQNKDAFTLRTNQGQLHIKASSGVAALWGFNHYLKKYCKSQIAWQVQNVNIPNPLPEVDEFVIANDRFRYYQNVCTPSYSFVWWKVAEWTNHVEWMALNGINLALAPIAQEAAWIRVYRKLGLTDDEIDQHFTGPAFLSWLRMGNVRGWAGPLPQTWHDIQKTIQDNVVDYMYKLGMVPVMPAFNGHVPKAFSRVFPNITFHAVGTWNKFDNNYSGGLFMDPNDPQFKXVGKMFLQEITGWSTASHIYIADPFNEVKTESWSTNFAVDTAKAIYSTMSEFDNKAVWLLQNWMFVSDPLWWPEARVKSFLTSVPNGRMLILDLQSEQWPQYDLYKMYYGQPFIWCMLHNFGGTLGMFGNMVTINRDVYEVRSRINSTMIGIGLTPEGXNQNYVVYDLMLESAWRKGPVEDLEAWAGDYAERRYGCNSTTNAWRYLLRSVYSFNGKERVRGKYVITRRPSFKITPWAWYKSHDLFWKLGEDFVTDAGYNCGSNGFYYDVVDVTRQALQYRVEQLYVNLQLARSSNSWVFNASTYQFLDAMTDMETMLYSNQFFMARDWINNAISFSKNPSESYLYELNSRNQITLWGPNGEISDYACKQWAELFTYYYKPRWSSFLNAFLDAKLKGEIFDERSVQNVIRSTLEMKFMSMTLEPPYPPQQNVMDLAFEFYYKWAHVPGLADLPQGIVKTNNRKTTVADVNFDNDDGEKERSVVMLLSTTPNL comes from the exons ATGCACTACGTCCCGACTTATTTGCTGCTAGTGTTCGCGGTCGCACACGCGTTGAATCTCGAATACTTAGACCCGAAAGTATTACAAACGGTTGTTCCGGCTGCAACACAGCAAGATGTTGCGGCGAGAATCATATCTAAATACACCAGTCAAGTCGTGCTCACGGTAGATCCTCTGTATTTCAACCAAAATAAAGATGCGTTCACATTGCGCACCAACCAAGGTCAACTGCATATCAAAGCGAGCTCCGGCGTTGCGGCACTGTGGGGCTTCAATCACTACCTAAAGAAGTATTGCAAGAGTCAAATCGCGTGGCAAGTACAAAATGTGAACATTCCCAACCCCCTACCCGAGGTAGACGAGTTCGTTATAGCGAACGACAGATTTCGCTATTATCAAAATGTCTGCACCCCTTCGTACAGTTTTGTGTGGTGGAAGGTGGCCGAATGGACGAATCACGTTGAGTGGATGGCGCTGAATGGTATCAACCTGGCCCTCGCGCCGATCGCGCAAGAGGCCGCCTGGATACGAGTCTACCGTAAGCTCGGACTCACCGATGACGAAATTGATCAACATTTCACCGGCCCGGCGTTTCTGTCTTGGCTAAGGATGGGCAACGTCCGTGGCTGGGCGGGGCCGCTACCTCAAACATGGCACGATATACAGAAAACGATTCAGGATAATGTCGTCGATTACATGTACAAATTAGGCATGGTTCCTGTCATGCCTGCTTTTAACGGTCACGTGCCCAAAGCATTCTCTAGAGTCTtccccaatatcacttttcacGCAGTTGGCACGTGGAATAAATTCGACAACAACTATAGCGGCGGCCTATTTATGGACCCGAACGATCCACAGTTTA ACGTAGGGAAAATGTTTTTGCAAGAAATCACTGGATGGTCCACAGCAAGCCATATTTACATCGCTGATCCGTTTAACGAGGTTAAAACCGAGTCGTGGTCAACAAATTTTGCGGTGGACACGGCAAAAGCGATATATTCAACAATGTCAGAATTTGATAACAAAGCTGTGTGGTTATTGCAAAATTGGATGTTCGTAAGCGACCCACTTTGGTGGCCGGAGGCTCGAGTGAAGTCATTCTTGACGTCAGTACCCAATGGCAGAATGCTGATACTCGATCTTCAATCGGAGCAATGGCCCCAGTACGATCTGTACAAGATGTATTACGGCCAACCGTTCATTTGGTGCATGTTACACAACTTTGGCGGCACTCTGGGAATGTTCGGCAACATGGTAACAATCAACAGAGACGTGTATGAAGTGAGATCACGCATCAATTCCACCATGATCGGCATTGGACTGACGCCGGAGG TCAATCAAAACTACGTCGTCTATGATTTAATGCTTGAGTCGGCGTGGCGTAAAGGCCCCGTGGAAGATCTGGAAGCGTGGGCAGGAGACTATGCAGAGAGGCGGTATGGATGTAACTCCACTACAAACGCTTGGAGGTATTTATTGAGAAGTGTGTACAGTTTTAACGGCAAGGAAAGAGTAAGAGGCAAATACGTTATTACCCGGCGGCCGAGTTTCAAGATAACTCCTTGGGCGTGGTACAAAAGCCATGATCTGTTTTGGAAGCTT GGAGAAGATTTCGTGACCGACGCAGGATATAATTGTGGGTCCAATGGCTTTTATTATGATGTTGTCGATGTCACAAGACAAGCGTTGCAATACCGAGTTGAACAACTCTATGTGAACCTTCAATTGGCTCGCAGTTCTAACAGTTGGGTGTTTAATGCGTCCACCTACCAGTTCCTCGACGCGATGACCGACATGGAGACGATGTTGTACTCAAATCAATTCTTCATGGCTAGGGACTGGATAAACAACGCTATTAGTTTTTCGAAGAACCCATCCGAATCTTATTTGTACGAATTGaattctcggaatcagattaCACTGTGGGGTCCGAACGGAGAAATAAGCGACTACGCGTGCAAACAATGGGCTGAGCTATTCACTTACTATTACAAACCGAGGTGGTCCAGTTTTCTTAACGCATTTCTCGACGCCAAGTTGAAGGGGGAGATATTTGACGAGAGATCGGTCCAGAATGTGATCAGATCAACCCTCGAGATGAAGTTTATGTCAATGACTTTAGAGCCGCCGTATCCGCCACAACAAAACGTAATGGATTTagcttttgaattttattataaatgggcTCATGTGCCAGGCCTGGCTGATCTACCACAGGGCATTGTTAAGACAAACAATAGGAAAACAACGGTTGcagatgttaattttgacaacgATGACGGGGAGAAGGAACGGTCCGTTGTTATGCTGCTGTCTACCACGCCGAATCTTTAG